A DNA window from Alligator mississippiensis isolate rAllMis1 chromosome 11, rAllMis1, whole genome shotgun sequence contains the following coding sequences:
- the LOC102564568 gene encoding E3 ubiquitin-protein ligase TRIM39 isoform X2 has product MGKDIRITMSRCEKGQVQLPAEISPEIETRLENLSEKTLTVKETMRQFQVTVTLDPDMAHPCLIVSADRRSVRSAETQYWLPNSPDRFHVNQCALGRERFMSGRHWWDVKVEVGEWWAVGVARESGRRKGEIRYSPEEEVWGVLCWGGEFFALTPLVFVSLSRCRVPSRVRVALDCEQEQVSFLDVDTKALIFTLPLDSFTGDTIWPWLWVCGAGSKLRLCH; this is encoded by the exons ATGGGGAAG GACATCAGGATCACAATGAGCAG GTGCGAGAAGGGGCAGGTCCAGCTGCCAGCAGAGATTTCCCCAGAAATAGAAACAAGACTCGAGAACTTGTCTGAAAAAACTCTAACTGTAAAGGAGACTATGAGGCAGTTTCAAG TGACGGTGACTTTGGATCCAGACATGGCTCATCCCTGTCTCATTGTGTCTGCGGATCGGAGAAGTGTGAGATCGGCAGAAACACAGTATTGGCTGCCCAACAGTCCTGACAGATTTCATGTGAACCAGTGTGCGCTGGGCCGTGAGAGATTCATGTCAGGGAGACACTGGTGGGACgtgaaggtggaggtgggggaatgGTGGGCCGTGGGGGTGGCCAGAGAgtctgggaggaggaagggagagatcaGATATAGCCCCGAGGAGGAGGTCTGGGgtgtgctgtgctgggggggtgAGTTCTTTGCTCTCACTCCTCTTGTTTTCGTCTCCCTGTCCCGGTGCCGGGTGCCCAGCAGGGTGCGGGTTGCTCTGGACTGTGAACAGGAGCAGGTGTCGTTTCTTGATGTTGACACCAAGGCCCTGATCTTCACCTTGCCGCTGGACTCGTTCACTGGGGACACaatctggccctggctctgggtctgCGGGGCAGGATCCAAGCTCAGACTGTGCCACTGA
- the LOC102564568 gene encoding E3 ubiquitin-protein ligase TRIM7 isoform X1, which produces MGKDIRITMSRCEKGQVQLPAEISPEIETRLENLSEKTLTVKETMRQFQEVLPSKLEKGREKPQGQPRKVTVTLDPDMAHPCLIVSADRRSVRSAETQYWLPNSPDRFHVNQCALGRERFMSGRHWWDVKVEVGEWWAVGVARESGRRKGEIRYSPEEEVWGVLCWGGEFFALTPLVFVSLSRCRVPSRVRVALDCEQEQVSFLDVDTKALIFTLPLDSFTGDTIWPWLWVCGAGSKLRLCH; this is translated from the exons ATGGGGAAG GACATCAGGATCACAATGAGCAG GTGCGAGAAGGGGCAGGTCCAGCTGCCAGCAGAGATTTCCCCAGAAATAGAAACAAGACTCGAGAACTTGTCTGAAAAAACTCTAACTGTAAAGGAGACTATGAGGCAGTTTCAAG AGGTTCTGCCATCTAAGCTGGAGAAGGGCAGAGAGAAACCACAGGGACAGCCCAGAAAGG TGACGGTGACTTTGGATCCAGACATGGCTCATCCCTGTCTCATTGTGTCTGCGGATCGGAGAAGTGTGAGATCGGCAGAAACACAGTATTGGCTGCCCAACAGTCCTGACAGATTTCATGTGAACCAGTGTGCGCTGGGCCGTGAGAGATTCATGTCAGGGAGACACTGGTGGGACgtgaaggtggaggtgggggaatgGTGGGCCGTGGGGGTGGCCAGAGAgtctgggaggaggaagggagagatcaGATATAGCCCCGAGGAGGAGGTCTGGGgtgtgctgtgctgggggggtgAGTTCTTTGCTCTCACTCCTCTTGTTTTCGTCTCCCTGTCCCGGTGCCGGGTGCCCAGCAGGGTGCGGGTTGCTCTGGACTGTGAACAGGAGCAGGTGTCGTTTCTTGATGTTGACACCAAGGCCCTGATCTTCACCTTGCCGCTGGACTCGTTCACTGGGGACACaatctggccctggctctgggtctgCGGGGCAGGATCCAAGCTCAGACTGTGCCACTGA